A stretch of DNA from Microbacterium saperdae:
GGGCGGACGCCGACGTCGCAGCCGCATGCTTGCATGGGCCACATGGAGCAGCAGTACCGACTGCAGGGTGAGACCAGAGCGGTCTGGGCGACCGCGATCTGCTTCGTGCTCGGCACGCTCGCGGGCGTCCTGCTGCTGGGCGCTGAACCGCGGCCGCTGACCGGTGTCGGCGGGCTCGCGCTGCCGATCGCCGCCATCGCCGGGGTGATCGCGGCCGCCGCCTTCATCGTGAGCACGCGGATGCATCGACAGGGAGAGACGGCAGCGATGCCCCGCTGGCAGGCCGTCGTCTCGGATGTCTCGGAGGTCGCGCTGACCGTCGTGTTCGGCGCGGTCACCGCGATGGGGGTGCTGCTGACGGCGGAGATCCTCGCGGTCGGATTGCGCGGACTCGCACTCGCGGCGATCGGCGGGGGACTGCTGGCGGGGGTCGCGGCGGCCGTGGGTGGACGGTTCGCGTTCGGCGCCGGCATCGGCCTGCGTACCGCCGACCTCGCGGGACTCCTGTTCGGCTACCTCGTGATCGGCACGCTGTTCGCGATGGTCACCGCCGCCGATCCGCGGTGGTGGGAGTCGAACTTCTCGCAGCTGGGAGGTGGGGCGGGGTCGTGGGCCTTCAACGGCACGCTCGTGATCGCCGGGCTCCTCGTCGCGACCGTGGGCTCCTACATCGGGCGCGATCTGCACCGGGCGCTCGGTGATCCGGCGCTGGTCCGCATCGCCGGCATCGTGACGCTGTGGGCGGCGACCGGGGCCGCGCTCGCCGCGGTGGGTCTGCTGCCGCTGCACCGGGTGCCGATCGCGCATGACGTGGCGGCGTTCGCGACGCTCGCGCTGTTCGCGGTGGCGATGGTGAGTACCGCGACCGCGGTGCCGGGGCCGCCGCGGGCTCTCGTGATCACCACGGTGGGCGTCGTGCTGCTCGTGGTCGTCGCGGTCGTGCTGTGCTTCGGCTTCGCACTGTTCAGCGTGACCGCGCTCGAGGCGATCGTGGTCGGTCTCGGTCTGCTCTGGATGACGACGCTGGTGCGCGTGCTCGCGATCGTCGCTCCGCCGGAGTCTCGTCCTTCGGCGAGGACCACGTTGAGGCGGGGTTCGTCGCCACCGGCCCGGAGCGGGTCGGCTTAGTCGCACGGGCGCACGCGGACGGGAAGATAGGGAATCCGTCGGATGTGGGCGGGGTGCCTCAGAGCGGAGTGTAGGGATATCGCACACCGTCGAGGAGAAGCCATGTACGAGCACCCCTATCTCAGCTATCAGGTCACCGAGTTCGAACGCGAGCAGCTGGAGCGCGCGGCCGAACGCCGTCGGATGCTGATCGAGCGTGCCGATCAGATCGTGCCGCGTGAGGCCGGAGCACTGCGGCGGATGCTGCACCGGATGCGCGGGCGCGCGGCGGCGGGCGTCGGAGCGGGAGCACAGGCCGTCGCCGCTCCCTCGGTGGAGCGTCGTTCCCCCGGCTCCTGCGAGCCGCTGACCGCGCGGTGAGCACCGCGATCGGGACGGCGCCGAACCGCGCGCAGCCCGTCGGGGACGACGTCCCGGATGTCGGCGGGGAGTGGGAGCATGAATCCATGCCCTCCTTCGCTCCCAGCTCCGCGATGGTCGGCCGCGACGCCGATCTCGCGGTCGTGCGGCGCGCGTTCGAGAGCGCCGTCGACGGGATGCCGGCGGCCCTCCTCGTCGAGGGGGAGGCCGGCATCGGCAAGTCGCGGTTGCTGCGGGAGTTCGCGGTGGAGGTCGCCGATCGGGCCGACGTGCACGTCGGCTGGTGCCTCGATCTCGGTGCGGCGCGCACACCGTACGGCCCTCTGACGGGCATCCTGCGTTCGCTCGTCGAGACGGTCGGCGTCGACGAGGCGCGCCAGGCCGTGGGGGTGGGCGCCGAGGCGCTCGGCATGCTGCTGCCCGCGCTGGCATCCGTGCCGACCGAGCGCGCCGGCACGAGTCCCGAGAGGTTGCGCGATGCGATCGCGACCCTCATCGAGACCGCGGCGGCGCGCGCCCCGCAGGTGCTGATCGTGGAAGACCTGCACTGGGCC
This window harbors:
- a CDS encoding DUF998 domain-containing protein, giving the protein MEQQYRLQGETRAVWATAICFVLGTLAGVLLLGAEPRPLTGVGGLALPIAAIAGVIAAAAFIVSTRMHRQGETAAMPRWQAVVSDVSEVALTVVFGAVTAMGVLLTAEILAVGLRGLALAAIGGGLLAGVAAAVGGRFAFGAGIGLRTADLAGLLFGYLVIGTLFAMVTAADPRWWESNFSQLGGGAGSWAFNGTLVIAGLLVATVGSYIGRDLHRALGDPALVRIAGIVTLWAATGAALAAVGLLPLHRVPIAHDVAAFATLALFAVAMVSTATAVPGPPRALVITTVGVVLLVVVAVVLCFGFALFSVTALEAIVVGLGLLWMTTLVRVLAIVAPPESRPSARTTLRRGSSPPARSGSA